GGGCAACGCGGAGATCCTGCGCTATCGCGGCGAGCAGCTCGACCCGGAGTTGCGCCAGACAGCGCTCGACGACATCCACGAGAGCGCGCTGCGTCTTGCATCGCTCATCGACAACTTGCTGGTGCTGGCGCGGCTCGAGCGCGGCGTCGCGCTGGAGACCGAGCCGCTGGCGTTGATGCGCATGGCGCAGGAAACCAGCGACCAGCTATTGCGAAGCCATCCAGACCGGCACGTCGTCGTGCGCGGCGAGAGCAAGGTCCTCGCGCTCGGCGGCGAGACGTACGTCGAACAGGTGGTGCAAAACCTCATCGCCAACGCGGTCAAGTACAGCCCGCACGATGAACCCGTCGAGGTGGTCGTCGAGGACGACGGCGGCATGGCGGTCGTGCGCGTGCTCGACCGCGGCCCCGGCATCGAGGAGGCAGAGCGAGAGGCGATCTTCGAGCCGTTCTACCGGTCCGAGCGCACGGCGGCGGCGGCGGAAGGTATCGGCATCGGCCTGTCCGTATGCCGCAGACTGATCGAAGCCATGGGCGGCACGATCTGGTATTCGGAACGGCCCGACCGCGGCGGCGAGTTCGCGTTCAGCCTGCCGCTCGTCCCGGTGGAAGAGAACCTGCGCGTCCTTGACGACGAGCAGCTCAAGGTCGTCACTGCGTGACGGACGAGTCGTAAGTGTTCAGTGTTGTAAGTTTTAAGTAGGACGTCGGGGCGGTCACACCACCACGCGTAGCAACCCGAAGCGCACGCTCCGAAAGCGGAAAGTAGGGACGTAGCTTTAGCTGTGTCCGCGCGCGGATACTCCCGCGCGCACGGGCGGGGGCGACGTGCCTCGATTGCCCGACTTCACTTAAGACTTACAACTGAAAACTGACAACTAACTGCAGACTTACAACTGACAACTCGCCCCTCACACCTGCTCGAAGTAGCGGCGGCGCTCCCATTCGGTGACGGCGCGGCTTCCCTTGTCCACCTCCCACCGCCGCATGGCGACGTAGTGGTCGACGAAGGCGTCGCCGAAGCAGTCGCGCGCCAGGCTGCTCGCTTCGAAGAGCGCTATCGCCTCGCCGAGCGTGGCGGGCAGCGGCGTAAGGCCTTCTGACTTGTACACGTCGGACTGCATCGGCGGCGGCGGCGCCAGGTTGCGCTCGATGCCGGACAGGCCGCCGGCGATGCACGCGGCGAACCCCAGGTACGCGCAGACGTCGGCGCCCGGCGTGCGGTTTTCGACGCGCATGCCGGTCGCGTTCGGCGCGATCGCACGGATCGCCGCCGTGCGGTTCTCGATGCCCCACGTCGCTGCCGTCGGCGCCCAACTGCCCGCGACGTAGCGCTTGTACGAATTGATGTTCGGCGCGTAGAGCGCCATCAACTCCGGCAGAGTTTCGAGCAGTCCGGCGGCAAACGACGACATCACCGGCGCGATGTGGTGCTCCGCCGCACCGTCCCAGAACGCGTTCGCGCCGTCGCGCCAGAGACTGACGTGCAGGTGGCCGCTGCATCCGTCCATGTCGTCGGCGTACTTGGCCATGAATGTCGGAGTACAGCCTGACTGCGCGAGGATCTCCTTCGCGCCGGACTTGAAGAGCATGCCGCGGTCCGCCGCTTCGAGCGCCGGCGCGTACCGCATATTCATCTCGTACATGCCTTCTCCGTGCTCGCGGTTATAACCTTCGATCTCGATGCCGTACGCGTCCATGTAGCGCCGCACCGCGCCGACGACCGGCTCGTCGATGCTGGCGTGGCTGATCGAGTAGCAGTTGAGGCCGGGATTGAGCGGGCTGATGCCCTGCGGCGCAGGGGCGTAGTCCTTCTCGCGCAGGGACTGCTGGTCCTCGCGGAAGATGCGGAACTCGTACTCGGCCGCCATCTCGGCGCTGTAGCCGAGTTGCGCGGCGCGGTCGACCATACGGCGCAGGACGGCGCGCGGCGACTGCTGCACGACGTCGCCGTGCTCGTCGTAGACGTCGCAGATGACGGCTGCGGTCGCCGGCTCCCACGGCACGATGCGGAACGTCGCGAGGTCGGGGCACAGCAGCACGTCGGCGAAGCCCGTATCGGCGCTGCCGAGCGCGAGCTTGCGGCCCGTGATCACCTCTTCGGCGATGTCCCAGCCGAAGATCACGTCGCACTGCGCGAAGCCGGGGCCGTCGCAGCCGGCGAGGAACTGCTTGGTGGAGACGCGCTTGCCGCGGTAGACGCCATCCATGTCGGGTGTACCGATCTTCACGGTCTCGACGCCGTGGTCGCGGATCAGGCGAGCGATGTCATCGCGGGTCATGGTGGGGAGCATGATATACGGTTCGTCAGTTGTCAGTTGTCAGTCGTCGGTCGTCAGTCGTCAGTGGAGACGGGGCCGCCGACTCTTCGAGCCACGCCGCAGCCGCAGCGCAGGTGGAGAACAGCCGCCCTCGGCTGTTGCGCGGCGCAGCCGCGAATCCGCGACCACTTACAACTGATTACTGACCACTGAAGACTAAAAACCTACTTCTGCGCCTTGAAGGCCTCGAGTTCGGCGCCGATGTCAACGTACTTGTCGGCGACGGCTTTCAGTTCCGCCGATGCGGTCTCGCTGAAGGCGGCGACCTCGACGCGGACGCCGCGGCTCGCGATCAGCTCGACGAGGCGCCGGAAGTCGCCATCGCCCGACATCAGCACCACGACGTCGAGGCGGTCCGACATCGTCAGGATGTCGATCGCCAGTTCGATGTCGAAGTTCGCTTTCATCGAACCGTCGGCGAAGCGCTTCAGCGGCTTCGTGACAATGCGATAGGGGTGCCCCATGAAGTGGTGCACAAAGCGCTGCTGCTCGAGCTTCGCCTGCGGGTCGTCGGTGATCGGCGCGTAGGCGCTCGCGCGTACGAGTTGGCGGTCGCGCGTGAAATAGTCCAGCACACGGCCGAAGTCGAGCGTGACGTTGCGGCGCTCCGCCGCGTAAATCACGTTCGGGACATCGACGAACAGCGCGACGCGCGGATGCGACGTCATTGCCGGGCGGTGCGCCACCTGGCCCTGCAGGTCGCCGACGGTCTGTTGCAGGTTGCGGATCGCGGCGGTGACGTCTTTCGCGAAGGCCTCGAGCGTCGACACTTGGCGGGCGATCAGGATTTCGAGCGTCGCCGGCTCGGCGAGCGCGTCTGCCTCTTCGACGTCGACGCCGTCTACTTTGGCGCCGGGCTTCTTGCGGCCGCGGCCGCCGCGCGTGCCACGGCGGCGCTTCGTGGGGGCCGCGCCGTTGGCGTCGGAATCTGCGTCCTCGGACTCAGAGCTTGCTTGCGAGGAGGCCTTCGGCGCCGGGACATCCAGCGGCAGCGATGCTGCTTCGGCGGCCCAGTCGCGCCGTGGCGGGCGCGCGGGTGCGCGTCGCGTGCGGGTGCGCGGTGTTTTTTCGGTAGTCGTGGCGGGTTCCTTTTCGATTTTGGGGGGCGCCGGGGGCGCCTCGTCCGCGGTCTTGGACTTCCGCGTATCGCGGATCGTCTTGCGCGGCCTGTTGAAGAATTTGACCAATGCTTATGCCCCTGCGGCGTACTCTAGCACACTGCACCGCGCCGCCACTTGCTTCGCGACGGCGAGGAATGCCTGCGCCTGCAGGCTCTCCGGCGCGGCGTGTACGATGGGCTCACCCTCATCCGAGGCCTTGCGCGTCGCCGGGTCGATCGGCAGTTCGCCGAGGAACTCCAGCCCGAGATCTTCGGCGGCCGAGCGGGCGCCGCCGTGACCGAAGATCTCCGTGCGCTCGCCGCAGTGCGGGCAGGCGAAGTAGCTCATGTTCTCGATGATGCCGAAGATTGGCACGTTCAGCTTGTCGAACATCGACACGGCCTTCGCGGCGTCTTCCAGCGCGACGTCTTGCGGCGTGCTGACGACGACGACGCCGGAGATCGGCGCTTCCTGCGCCATGCTCATCGAAGCGTCGCTGGTGCCCGGCGGCAGGTCGATCAGCAGGTAGTCCAACTCGCCCCAGTCGATGTCGTGCAGCAACTGGCGCACCGCCGTCCCGATCATCGGGCCGCGCCAGACGACGGGCGTGCCGCGCGGCAGCACGAAGCCGATCGAGCAGACCTTCACGCCGTAGCGCTCTTCGACGCGCAGTCCGCCGGCCTCGACCTGCGCGCCCTGGCCGATGCCCATCATCGTCGGGATGTTCGGGCCCGTGATGTCGGCGTCCATCAGTCCGACGCGCGCGCCGAGGCGCGCCATCGCCACGGCGAGATTCGCCGCCACCGTCGACTTTCCGACGCCGCCCTTGTTGCTGGCGACGGCGATGATGTTGCGCACGCCTTCGATCGGGTGCTGGCCGCCGGGGCGGTGCTGCGCGACGTTCGCCTCCATCGTGACGTTCGCCTCGCGCACGCCGGGAAGTTGCAGCAGCAGTTCGCGCGCCTCGGTCTCCATCTTGTCGCGCACCGGGCACGCCGGCGTCGTGAGGACGATGCGCACGCTGACGGTGTCGCCATCGATGTCGGGCTTCTGCACGAACCCGAGCGAGACGATGTCACGGTGCAGGTCCGGGTCTTCGATCTGGCTGAGCGCGCGCAGGACGTCCTGTTCTGTGATGCTCATGCGTTACCTCTGTTCTGGGCGAGCACGCTGGCGGCGATCACGTAGCGGCAGCACATGGCGCAGCCGTCTTCCGGCCGCATTTCGAGGCGCACCTCCGCGCCGAAGACCTCCGAGAGGAAGGTCTGGTGCCACTCGCAGGGGCCGCTGCCGACGTTCTCGCGAATGATGCAGTTGAAGTCCCGAAGCTCGAATCCGTCCTCGTGCTCGTGGAACTCCGCGAAGCCCCCGTACGTCTTCAGGATAGCGACCACGCGCTCCATCTTGTCCAATCCGACGGCCGCAGCGACATCGGCGCGGTGCCGGTTGGCGAGGGCGCGGGCGGCGCGGCGGACCAGGGCGTTGCGGCGCTCCACCGGTGCCGGACCGGCGACCTCGCCGGGTTCCAGCGCTCCCGCCTCTTCGATGAGCAATGCGACGAGGCGGTCGTAGCCGTCGGAGATGCGGCGGTGACCCTCGTCGGTGAGGCGGTAGCGGAAGTGAGGGCGGCCCGTCGCGCGGCGCACCTCATCCGCCTGCACCAGGGCGTCGCGCTCGAGGGCCACCAGGTGCTGGCGGACGGTCATAGAAGCGAGGCCGATGGAGGTGGACAGATCGTCGACGGTGGCGCCGTCGGAGCGTTTTAGGAGGGTGAGGATCTCGGTTTTGGTCGAATGCATAGATAGAAATCGAACGTTTGCGCTCCCAGTATAGCTACGATTCAGCTTAGCAGGGATGGAAATGTGGCTAATTTGTAAAGGTTTTCCAGTAAAAACCGGAGGTAGCTTGACGGGGTAAAAAGTAGTGCGCCATAATAGGGCTCCAGAACCCGCTCCAGCACGTAGGGAAGGTGACGAGCGTTGGGGGATGGAAGGAGGCGCGATGAGTGACGTGGCAGTGCAGGAGACCCAGGAGACCGGTGAGGTACAGGCGGTCTGCGTCCATCGCTGGGTGATCGAGAGCCCGAACGGGGCTACCAGTCACGGCACGTGCCGGAACTGTGGCGCCGAAAAAGAGTTCCCGAACTCGGCTGAGGACTACCTCTGGGAGCGCGACGTCCCGCAATCGCGCTGGACCGGGCGCTCCGACTGGAAGCCCAGCTCAGAGGGATTCTAAGCCGCCAGCGTCACAATCGAATAGCACCGCCAGGGGCCGCGCTCGCGCGGCCCCTTTGGCTCCCCATCGGCCACCGCGCGGTTCAAGGCGCCAGCGGCCGACCGGGAAGTGGGGACGCTTAGCGGCGCGGGCGCGCGACCCTTACCAACGCGAGCGAGCCGGCACCAACCACCAGTGCGGCGGCGGCCAGTCCTAGGAATGCAATTCGGTTGATGCCCGTGTCCGTTGCACCGCCGCCCGTGCCGGGTAGGACGTCCGCCGAAACACGCGTCCCAGTGGCAACAACCATGCAGCTCTCGGCGCGAAAGTTCGCGCTGAATCCGGCGACCACGACGCCGTCGGCGTCCCGCGCCGTGATCTCGAGCGGGTCGTAGCTGATCACCAACCACCGATCCGCGACCGGGAGCGACGGAAGCGGGAGAACGAACGATGTCGCCGTTCCCGGCAGGGTCTCGTCGAGCGTGAGTTGCTCTCGCCGGACCTGCGAAACAGGTCCGCAGACGTTACTTGCGTTGATGTTGATCGCCGAGACGCGGCCGGTAATCGATATCGATGCAGCTCCCGGAACCGGGGGCCATGTGATGCCCTCGTTGGTCAGGGCGGCGTTGATTTTCGCGATAGGCGGAGGCGTAGCCACCGTGGTCGGGGTAACAGCCAGGCTGGGAGTCTCAGCCTGACCAGCTTCCAAGCGACCAGGCGCAGCGGCTTGCGCGAGTGCTATCAATATGGCCGCGAGCAAGGTAATCGAGAAGATCGCCAATAGCGGCGCCTTCATAGGTGTGATGCTCCTACTTCAAAAGATTAGGGATTGACAAACTGAATGGAACGCGGACACACCTGTTGATTCCCTCACGAGACTTGGCCCCGATAACGAGACACTGGGCAGATAATCTCGCGCCTGAACCGCCGCGGATCGGGGCAGCTAACGCCAGTTCACGAGCCCCAGGGTTCCGAGGAGGAGACATGAAAGAGCGTCGCCTCCGGTTCTGCAGCGAGAACCTCTTCGAGGAGCGCGATCGCCTTCTGGACCGTCGGCAGCGCCTCCTGACGCTCGAGTGCGGCCCGGTCCTCGAACACCTCAAAGGCAATGAACGAATCGGGGTCAGAGAGGTCGCGGCCCATGTCGAAGCTGACAACGCCGTGCAGAATCCGGCTCGCGGCGACGACTTCGCGGAAAGCCGCCATCGCTTCTTCACTCTTGTCGGGCTGACACTGCACCTTGAAACGGACGACGATCACTGCCTACCTCCAGACCTGAGCTTACCCCAGTTTCCCGGACTGCTTGCTTCTTGGCGCATCGTGCCGCACTGCTCCTGCTCGTGAGCGCAGCAATGATAGCCCAGTATCCTCAGGCTGGGGGAGCAGCCGAGGAGGAGCCAGCCCCTACTCCTGCTGAAACACCCACCGCGCTGGCCGAACCGCCGGAGCCGAGCCCAGCGAAGGTCTGCGATTCCCCGCGGCCAGACAGGATAGATCCCAACAGGTTGACGGCGGCCCAGCGCGGCCCTCTTACTACGCCTATCGAGGAATCTCAGGCAAACAAGGGCCGGACTTGCGGCGCACGCAGGGTTGGCCGCACCAATCAGTTGAACAGAGCCTACTTCGAGCTCAGCCGGTGGCGCGAGACGAAGTTCCGCATACGCTCCATGGCCTGCTCGATCTGGTCGTAGCTCTGCGCGTAGCAGATGCGCACGTGGCCGGCGCCGCCCTCCCCGAACGCCGAGCCGGGGATGACGGCGACGCGTTCTTCCATCAGCAGGCGTTCGGCGAAGGTCTCGTCGTTCATGCCGGTGCCGCCGATCTTCGGGAAGGCGTAGAAGGCGCCGTGGGGCTCGGCGCACGGCAGGCCCATGGCGTTGAGCGCGTTCACGACGAGTTTGCGGCGGCGATCGTACTCGCTGACCATGCCGCGCACGTCTTCTTCGCCGTGATTGAGCGCCTGCAGCGCCGCGAACTGTGCCGGCGTCGGCGCCGACATCATGACGTACTGGTGTACCTTCATCATCGCTTCGGTCAGTTCGTTGCGCGCGCAGGTGTACGCCAGGCGCCAGCCCGTCATGGCGTACGCCTTCGAGAAGCCGCCGAGCAGGATCGTCCGCTCACGCATGCCCGGCAACGACGAGAAGCACACGTGCTCGGTCTCGTAGACGAGGCGGTCGTAGATCTCGTCGGAGATCACGAACAGGTTGTGCCGCTCGACGATCTCGGCGATCCGCAGCATGACGTCGCGCGAGAGCACGGCGCCCGTAGGATTCGCCGGGTAGCCGATGAGCAGCGCCTTCGTGCGCGGCGTGATGCGCTGCTCCAATTCGGACGGGTGCAGCGTGAAGCCGTCGGCGGCGTGCGTCGGGACA
The sequence above is a segment of the Dehalococcoidia bacterium genome. Coding sequences within it:
- a CDS encoding NYN domain-containing protein — protein: MVKFFNRPRKTIRDTRKSKTADEAPPAPPKIEKEPATTTEKTPRTRTRRAPARPPRRDWAAEAASLPLDVPAPKASSQASSESEDADSDANGAAPTKRRRGTRGGRGRKKPGAKVDGVDVEEADALAEPATLEILIARQVSTLEAFAKDVTAAIRNLQQTVGDLQGQVAHRPAMTSHPRVALFVDVPNVIYAAERRNVTLDFGRVLDYFTRDRQLVRASAYAPITDDPQAKLEQQRFVHHFMGHPYRIVTKPLKRFADGSMKANFDIELAIDILTMSDRLDVVVLMSGDGDFRRLVELIASRGVRVEVAAFSETASAELKAVADKYVDIGAELEAFKAQK
- a CDS encoding glutamine synthetase family protein, with protein sequence MTRDDIARLIRDHGVETVKIGTPDMDGVYRGKRVSTKQFLAGCDGPGFAQCDVIFGWDIAEEVITGRKLALGSADTGFADVLLCPDLATFRIVPWEPATAAVICDVYDEHGDVVQQSPRAVLRRMVDRAAQLGYSAEMAAEYEFRIFREDQQSLREKDYAPAPQGISPLNPGLNCYSISHASIDEPVVGAVRRYMDAYGIEIEGYNREHGEGMYEMNMRYAPALEAADRGMLFKSGAKEILAQSGCTPTFMAKYADDMDGCSGHLHVSLWRDGANAFWDGAAEHHIAPVMSSFAAGLLETLPELMALYAPNINSYKRYVAGSWAPTAATWGIENRTAAIRAIAPNATGMRVENRTPGADVCAYLGFAACIAGGLSGIERNLAPPPPMQSDVYKSEGLTPLPATLGEAIALFEASSLARDCFGDAFVDHYVAMRRWEVDKGSRAVTEWERRRYFEQV
- a CDS encoding Mrp/NBP35 family ATP-binding protein, which encodes MSITEQDVLRALSQIEDPDLHRDIVSLGFVQKPDIDGDTVSVRIVLTTPACPVRDKMETEARELLLQLPGVREANVTMEANVAQHRPGGQHPIEGVRNIIAVASNKGGVGKSTVAANLAVAMARLGARVGLMDADITGPNIPTMMGIGQGAQVEAGGLRVEERYGVKVCSIGFVLPRGTPVVWRGPMIGTAVRQLLHDIDWGELDYLLIDLPPGTSDASMSMAQEAPISGVVVVSTPQDVALEDAAKAVSMFDKLNVPIFGIIENMSYFACPHCGERTEIFGHGGARSAAEDLGLEFLGELPIDPATRKASDEGEPIVHAAPESLQAQAFLAVAKQVAARCSVLEYAAGA
- a CDS encoding putative quinol monooxygenase, which gives rise to MIVVRFKVQCQPDKSEEAMAAFREVVAASRILHGVVSFDMGRDLSDPDSFIAFEVFEDRAALERQEALPTVQKAIALLEEVLAAEPEATLFHVSSSEPWGS
- a CDS encoding aminotransferase class I/II-fold pyridoxal phosphate-dependent enzyme; this translates as MHEGVTHRGNISQHVQAIPSSGIRRFFDLLASMDGVISLGVGQPDFVTPDHIRRAAIKSIEDGETYYTSNYGIVALRQAISRHLSRLYGVRYDPGTEIIVTAGVSEALNIALEAIIDPGDEVLSPDPGYVAYLPCVQIAGGTYTHVPTHAADGFTLHPSELEQRITPRTKALLIGYPANPTGAVLSRDVMLRIAEIVERHNLFVISDEIYDRLVYETEHVCFSSLPGMRERTILLGGFSKAYAMTGWRLAYTCARNELTEAMMKVHQYVMMSAPTPAQFAALQALNHGEEDVRGMVSEYDRRRKLVVNALNAMGLPCAEPHGAFYAFPKIGGTGMNDETFAERLLMEERVAVIPGSAFGEGGAGHVRICYAQSYDQIEQAMERMRNFVSRHRLSSK